AGGACTCCCCGATGAGGATGGAGACCAGACATTTGACGGCGCCGTCAGTGGGACTGGGTATGACAGATTCACCATCGATGGAGACGTAACTAACACCGTACATCACAACGACAACGCCCCCGCCATTTACTCCAACTACCGTCAAATCCTGTGACTAAGCGACGGCCGAGTGACGAAATACACACTAACTCGACTGAGAGATTCGGCGATATGACCGAACGCGGGAATTAGATGGACTCCGGTTCCCAGTCGGTTTCTTCCCCGGGCGCAGGAGGGGACCGGTCGGAGTACCCTTTTCGCCCAATCGCTCTGTCATCGACCATGTTCAGTACTGCCTGTCGAGCATCCTCAGCCGAGTCGAACTCCTCCCCTTGAAGCGGTTCGAAGAGATTTTCCAGCGTCTGTGTCCCGTCTGGTAGTTCCACCTCGTAGTCACCGTAGTCCTCGATGAGATCGGTGCTTGTCGCTGGATAGCTATGATTGTCGATTCGGTTGGCCAACGGCCCGAACTCTACCCCCTGCTCCCGCGTCTTGTCGGTATCTCTCTCCCCC
This genomic interval from Halococcus salifodinae DSM 8989 contains the following:
- a CDS encoding DUF5789 family protein, which encodes MGERDTDKTREQGVEFGPLANRIDNHSYPATSTDLIEDYGDYEVELPDGTQTLENLFEPLQGEEFDSAEDARQAVLNMVDDRAIGRKGYSDRSPPAPGEETDWEPESI